In the Topomyia yanbarensis strain Yona2022 chromosome 3, ASM3024719v1, whole genome shotgun sequence genome, one interval contains:
- the LOC131688083 gene encoding luciferin sulfotransferase-like → MSFEYINITDPTWFATRFQTGEEDYVLVKPKDYSKVPIDIPNWSPLPCCTTNQFKRYENELLNFEVKADDIWIASYPKSGTTWVQEMVWLISNDLDFNTARATVIRDRSPFLEVSTIFDIGEESSSFAYTTETPSPRLIKTHLPVALLPPQIWNVKPKIVNIRRNPKSVAVSYYHHSNEFKGTKEAFIRSFMKDLQLYSPYHRHVIEYNQLKNYGNILNLSFEDMKRDLKASVLKTCDFLGWSYADAKIDELCRHLSFENMAKNLAVNYEDVFPNEKFIREGAIDGWKKELSPELIADMDRWTESVVEEKYRYLFKV, encoded by the exons ATGTCGTTTGAGTATATCAACATAACAGATCCGACGTGGTTCGCTACTCGTTTTCAAACGGGAGAAGAGGACTACGTTTTGGTGAAACCTAAAGATTACTCCAAAGTTCCAATCGATATCCCCAACTGGAGCCCACTGCCATGCTGTACGACGAACCAGTTCAAACGATACgaaaatgaattgctgaatttcGAAGTAAAGGCTGATGACATTTGGATCGCATCCTACCCGAAAAGTGGAACAACTTGGGTTCAGGAAATGGTTTGGTTGATCAGTAACGATCTGGATTTCAACACGGCACGTGCGACAGTCATCCGAGACAGGTCACCCTTTTTGGA AGTCAGTACAATTTTCGACATTGGTGAAGAATCGAGTTCATTCGCGTATACCACTGAAACGCCCAGTCCACGGCTGATCAAAACACATCTACCAGTGGCTCTGCTGCCGCCACAGATTTGGAACGTGAAACCAAAAATCGTCAACATCCGCCGAAACCCGAAATCGGTTGCCGTTTCGTACTATCACCACTCGAACGAATTCAAAGGTACCAAAGAAGCTTTCATCCGATCTTTCATGAAAGATTTGCAGCTTTATTCGCCCTACCACCGGCACGTCATCGAGTATAACCAGTTGAAGAACTACGGTAACATATTGAACCTATCCTTCGAGGATATGAAACGGGACTTGAAAGCGTCGGTGCTAAAGACTTGCGATTTTCTCGGTTGGAGCTACGCGGACGCCAAGATTGACGAGCTTTGCCGGCATCTGTCGTTTGAAAATATGGCCAAAAATCTGGCGGTCAATTACGAGGACGTGTTTCCGAACGAAAAGTTCATCCGCGAAGGAGCCATTGATGGCTGGAAGAAAGAGCTCAGTCCGGAGCTGATCGCCGATATGGATCGGTGGACTGAAAGTGTGGTTGAAGAGAAATATCGTTACTTGTTCAAGGTGTAA